Within the Gloeobacter kilaueensis JS1 genome, the region AACGGCGCATTCGCGGTAGGTGGCAAGGGGCCAGCCTGGCAGGTAGAGCGCCCAGGGATCAGGCGTGGGAGGAGCCGTTGCCATTCGGGAGGATGCAGCAGTTCACTTCGTCGATGCAGACTTTGCCCCACTGCAGCGCCCAGCGCACCAGCTCCACCCGATTCTTGGTCCGGGTCTTCTGCAAGATGTTGCTTACGTGATTATCGACGGTACGCTTGCTGATTTCGAGCGCAGCAGCGATGTCCTCGTTGGTGAGACCCTGGGCCACCAGTTCCAGAATCTGCAGCTCCCGGTCGGACAGGGTTTCACCAGCCGCGCGCGTTTCAGACATGGGGATGAGGTAGGTATAAATTCTTGTTCCCCTTCATTCTACGGGATCTAGAGGCGAGTGGGGATCAAAGCAGTGACATATCCCGGTATCTCGCCTACCCGACTCTCAGCGCTCAATGATAGAGCGCGGGGCTTCCCGGCTAAGCACTAATAATTTTCCCCAAAAGTGGACTTGACGCTCTTGATTTGCCGCTGTACCTTCTGAGAAAGCAGCCCTTTGTCGCAGGTTTATCATGGACGAACAAGATTGCTCCTTCGACGACGAGCAGGACGACGCCAGCGGCGGCTTCGGCGATGAGCAAGATGAAGCAGAGATGAACGTGCAGGACGCGGCTGGGGAGCAAACCGACGAGAGCGAGAGCGGCGAATCGGATGAGCAAGCCCCAGATCCTTATGGCTATCTTGCCGAGCAATATGGTTACGGCGAGGAGACGATTGCCGACCAGCAGGGCTTCAGCAGCGATGACGACGGCTACGACCCTACACATGCTACCAACTTTCAGAATTTCAATGACGACTATGACCGGAGCGAAGGTGGCAATGTTTACGGAACTCAAGATGACAGCTTCGAGAACTCCGTTAATGGCTACACTCAGACTGGGAACAGCGACGGTTTTGCAACACTAGACGCGGGCTTTTTGAACTTTGGCGGTGACTATGTTCAAGCCAAAGGCAGAAACACTTTTGAGATGCAGGACACCGATATCCAGAATTTCAGTAGTAGTTATGATTGGAGCGAAAATGATAATACCTTCGGAATACAAGATAGCGACTTTCAGGACTCCAATGATGGCTACGCCAGGAGCGATGACAACAATGGTCTTGCATACCGACCTTCTCAAGAAGACGGGCAGGTAGACTTTAGCGATGATCCCAGTGTGGCTGGATTTGTCCGTGACTGGAGTTCTGAGACTACAGAACAGGAGCAGAACCTGATTCTCGCCATGCAGAATCAAAATGCATCGGATTTTGGCGAATGGGAATCAAGCCAAAAGCAAACCGATGAAACTAATCAGCCAATTGCCAGCAACATCAATGGCGATCGGGAACGAGCAGTACCAGGTGATTCTGGATATGACGAAGAAGCGTTCAGCCAAACATTCTTTGAGCAGAACAATGACCAGCGTGCATCTGGCACTATAGCTGACATTAACTCCCAACTCGGCTCTACTGGTTTTCTGGATGTAAGTAATAATGCAGAAAGTAACTTTGTAAATAGCGATAGTGAATCAGCCGAAGCTAGTGCATATGGTATGTTGCCTCCAGGTGCTCTAGCAATGAACACACCTGGATCACTTGCCACTAATTACAACGGCATAGTCACTGCAGCTGCAGACCCAATTGATAACGAGGGTGGCAATCCGGTTCAAATAGCAAGTGCCGGTATTCCCAAGGGCAAGAACACTGCAGTGGCTCCAGAAAATGGTCGAAGCGATGCATCCACGTCTGGCTCTACTAACGATTTGACCAATGGCCGAGGAGAAGTAACGCCCGATGCATCTGACACTGATGGCGGTGGAGAGAGCAATACAGGTAGAACTGGAAGCGGCGATGCTGGCAGCACTCCCAAAGGTGGTACTAGCACCGCACCTCCAATGACGCAGGGACTTCCTACGCGGGACGGTAGCAAGAAGACGCCTCTTCAGACAGGTCCAAACACAAGTGGTGAGTGCAAAGCTCAATATGACGAATACCAACGTTTATCAAAAGAGGAGCAGGCAGAAAAAGATCATAAAGAAGACCAGGAGCGCAACAAAATTCGCAACGTCGTAGTTAACACCTCAATTGCGTTCGGTAGTATAGCAGGGGTAAGCTTGGGTGGAGCAATTGGCGCTGCTGCTGGGGGATTTTTCGGTGCTGGAGAGGGCTCGCCCACAGGCCCGCCAGGAATGCTTGCTGGAGCAACTTGGCAGGCTGCCTCTGGGGCTAGCCTAGGTGGCGTGCTTGGCCTTGGTGCCGGAACCGTTGCAGGCAGTTGGGCGGGTGATACGGTAATGGACTTCTATGCTGATCAATGGGCAAAGGAGCGCTCGTGCGAGAAAACTGGTGACTATCCAGATTGGTACGAGCCTACCAGTCAAGAAATGGGGCAAGAGCCGCGACTCACACCAAGCGAAATAGAGCAGCGGGTGAAGGAGCGAGAGCAGCGAGCAAAAAGTGGCAAAGATCCTTACGATCCCAATGATCCGCAATCCTTCAATCAGTAGATTCGAGCATGGCTGACTTTTTTTCTTGGCTTCCTCCAGAACGGCTACCAAATACTATTGGTGCTGCGGCATTGGTTATATGTGCTGTCCAACTGGCCTACTTCCAAACTGGTAAAGCTTGGAGCAAGAAAGTCACTGTAGCCGCTGGTCTGATTGCAACTGTGGCATTGGGTTGGGGGTTATGGCTGAATCCGCTCGGATCAGCGTTTTTCTTTGGCATATTTGTTCTGGGATTGGCCGCCCTCTGGCCTCTCCATCGCCGAATATTTACTGGAGAGCTAAATCTGTTGACACTCCTCGGCTTTCCTAATAGATCCAAGATGAAGAGTGAACAAAACAGCACCTTGCACTCCACTTCCTCCAAATCTCCGGACAAGCTTTTACCACCCAGAGAGGGCTGAAGTGTAGAGGAATAGGCTGGTGCTTCACAGCTATGGCTTCTCGGTCTCCTGTGTCGTCCGGGCAGCAACTGAGGCTATCCAGAGCAGGATACAACACTAAAACTGGATCGCCGGTTCTGGCCGTTCTTTCATCGGCAGGTCGTTGTTGAGATCGTCGATGCCTTCGAGGGTGGCGCGGTTGGCCTGCTTGAGGTGGTCTTCGAGAATCTGGCGAAAGCGCGGATGGTAGATGCGGTGCAGGCTGTAGTTGGGAGTGGCGGCAAAACCCCGGCGCATCTTAAAGGACCCGCCCGCTCCCGGATCGAAGACGCGCACGCCCAGGCGAATCGCGCTCACCACCGGCTCGTAGTAGCAGGCGCTGAAGTGCAAGAACTTGATGTCCTCGGTGCAGCCCCAGTAGCGGCCATACATGTGCTCGCCCTTGCGCACGTTGAAGGACATGCCGACTATCTGGCCCTCGCGCTCGGCGGCGATAAAGACCGTGCGGTGGGCGAAGCATTCGCCGATGAGCTGAAAGAAGCGGCGGTTGAGGTACTTGCTGCTCCACATGAACTTGCTGCAGGTGTCGTCGTAGAGCCTGTACATCAGATCGAACATGCCGCTCGGAATCGCTTCGCCGGTGTAGGTATTGAAGGCAACGCCCTCGGCAGCGAGAGCGGCGCGCTCGCGGCGGATGTTGCGGCGCTGGTTGGCGTTAAAGCGCTCAAGGTACTCGTCGAAGTCGCGGTAGCCGCCGTTTACCCACTGGTAGTTGTGGGTGATCCGCTCCAGGCAGTCCTGCCGTTGAAAGCGCCCGCGCTCCGTTGGGGCGACGTACAGGAAGCTCGCACAGAGAATGCGGTTTTTGTGGGCAAATTCGTCGATCGCCCCTGTGATCCGGGCGGTCAGCTCGTCGGGATCTTCCTGGGGATGAACCAAAAAGCGGTAGCCGGTGGCCGGGGTAAAGGGCGTTGCTCCGAGCAGTTTTGGATAGTACCGCAGGCCCAGCCGAGAAGCGGCGTCGGCCCAGGCATGGTCGAAGACGAATTCGCCGTAGCTGTGGCCCTTTATATACAAGGGGGCCGCCCCCACCAGTTGTTTGCCGCGCCA harbors:
- a CDS encoding helix-turn-helix domain-containing protein — translated: MSETRAAGETLSDRELQILELVAQGLTNEDIAAALEISKRTVDNHVSNILQKTRTKNRVELVRWALQWGKVCIDEVNCCILPNGNGSSHA
- a CDS encoding GNAT family N-acetyltransferase, whose amino-acid sequence is MRSTLPMSSTNLTCQWVDSLKAIDRARWNALVADGLPFLEWEWLRSLELAGCAAPREGIQPVHLLVWRGKQLVGAAPLYIKGHSYGEFVFDHAWADAASRLGLRYYPKLLGATPFTPATGYRFLVHPQEDPDELTARITGAIDEFAHKNRILCASFLYVAPTERGRFQRQDCLERITHNYQWVNGGYRDFDEYLERFNANQRRNIRRERAALAAEGVAFNTYTGEAIPSGMFDLMYRLYDDTCSKFMWSSKYLNRRFFQLIGECFAHRTVFIAAEREGQIVGMSFNVRKGEHMYGRYWGCTEDIKFLHFSACYYEPVVSAIRLGVRVFDPGAGGSFKMRRGFAATPNYSLHRIYHPRFRQILEDHLKQANRATLEGIDDLNNDLPMKERPEPAIQF